One Aegilops tauschii subsp. strangulata cultivar AL8/78 chromosome 7, Aet v6.0, whole genome shotgun sequence genomic window carries:
- the LOC141026721 gene encoding uncharacterized protein, translating into MDPTMKEYMEKITSSMDEFRVELRNNTAAVHANTAKLDDLLTWRPDLERHVAKLSDAVADLQQGRTPAAAASGVAATGLPLREPNLHSIGAQPEAAIRVQELPHGSMDHGDAFLHREKAPVTPPASLPGIVSDYIERFELIINHLASYSDTIHPYYYLTRFVEGLRVDIRAVVLIQRPADLDTACSLALLQEELTPLFGQEFLCLYLHHQQDLLHFRLLMQQWTVVASMLPRVDSSKVKALREYRRARGLCFKCGERWGHDHTCPTTVQLHVVEELLELFGIDTVFDTGQQQASEPECDTVMAISRQALTGGVSPKAFQLHAWIQGREILMLVDSGSSTSFVDEQLATQLTGVVALQTPGRVRVVGGGELICSSVIPHCNWFSHGHEFTTDMKVLPLGTYDAILGMDWLEDNSPMTVDWQAKRIELRVKGNIVCLSGHPSTTTCTVINSSQLHSLCRQGAISHMVQLHHVELSAEEHATIPPSVKEVVDQFEDVFGEPTSLPPRRKSDHHIQLIPGAQPVNIRPYRHKPEHKTEIEKQVDELLQSGVIRRSKSPFASPAILVKKKDGGPATFIESIQDTLQPVYRVCVLSFFDDILHLISAPVLALPDFTKLFVIETDACDAGIGAVLQQNGHPIAFMSKALCPRYRGLSTYEKEYLAVVVVVDQWRPYLQHNEFVIHTDQKSLVHLEEQHLTTPWQQKAFTKLLGLRYTIKYKKGVENGAADVLSRATHADSLNSISSCQPAWMADIITSYITNPQAQKLLEQLAVRPDPKGYFALDKGASLKPVLAAGVTGFPWRNIGTTLHFTQLLLIQQQLHRARNLMKQQADKKRYFRVFNVGDQVFLKLQPYIQTSVATRANHKLSYRFFGPYRIISRVNEVAYKLQLPGHSQVHPVFHVSQLRRALLPGTSSSTELPEYSDIPAVPTSVLERRWRKRRGAMVEQVRIRSSNPATVPDSWKDKEALRARFLQRRLGGKPRLKERGMSAALTGRPPRPVSRLHLLYSERLLPVKYIDPNPCS; encoded by the exons ATGGATCCTACCATGAAGGAGTACATGGAGAAAATCACCAGCTCCATGGACGAGTTCCGCGTCGAGCTCCGCAACAACACAGCAGCGGTGCACGCGAACACCGCCAAGCTGGACGATCTACTCACTTGGCGGCCCGATCTCGAGCGTCATGTCGCCAAGCTCTCCGATGCGGTGGCGGATCTGCAGCAGGGGCGCACGcctgcggcggcggcgtccggtgTGGCGGCAACGGGCCTTCCTCTCCGGGAGCCCAACCTCCACTCGATCGGCGCGCAACCAGAGGCCGCGATCCGAGTGCAGGAGCTGCCTCACGGGTCCATGGACCACGGCGACGCATTCCTTCACCGGGAGAAGGCGCCGGTAACTCCGCCGGCGTCTCTCCCGGGCATAG TGTCTGATTATATAGAGCGTTTTGAGTTGATTATTAATCATCTTGCTTCATACTCTGACACAATTCATCCTTATTATTATTTGACTCGATTTGTCGAGGGGCTCCGTGTCGACATCCGAGCCGTGGTGCTGATTCAGAGGCCGGCTGACCTGGATACAGCGTGCTCGCTTGCTCTGCTCCAAGAGGAG CTGACGCCACTCTTCGGTCAGGAGTTCCTCTGCCTCTACCTCCACCACCAGCAAGACCTGCTCCACTTCCGGCTCCTAATGCAGCAGTGGACCGTCGTGGCATCGATGCTGCCCCGAGTGGACAGTTCCAAGGTCAAGGCACTCAGGGAGTACCGTCGTGCTCGAGGGCTGTGTTTCAAGTGTGGCGAGCGGTGGGGGCATGATCACACTTGCCCCACCACTGTCCAGTTGCACGTCGTGGAAGAACTGCTGGAGTTATTTGGCATCGACACCGTGTTTGATACAGGGCAACAACAAGCATCAGAACCGGAATGCGATACAGTGATGGCCATTTCTCGCCAAGCTCTCACAGGAGGAGTTTCGCCTAAGGCGTTCCAACTGCATGCCTGGATCCAAGGCCGGGAGATTCTTATGTTGGTTGATTCAGGAAGTTCCACTTCTTTCGTGGATGAGCAATTGGCCACACAGCTCACTGGGGTTGTGGCTTTGCAAACACCAGGGCGTGTCCGTGTGGTAGGGGGTGGTGAACTAATATGTTCTTCAGTTATTCCTCACTGCAATTGGTTTTCTCATGGCCATGAATTCACAACTGATATGAAGGTGTTACCTCTTGGCACTTATGATGCAAtcttaggcatggattggctggAGGATAATAGCCCAATGACTGTGGACTGGCAAGCTAAACGGATTGAGCTGCGTGTGAAGGGCAATATAGTGTGTCTGTCTGGTCACCCGTCTACAACCACTTGCACTGTGATCAACAGCTCGCAGTTACACAGTTTATGTCGTCAGGGAGCCATCTCTCACATGGTGCAGCTACATCACGTCGAGTTGTCGGCTGAAGAACACGCAACAATTCCTCCTTCAGTCAAAGAGGTAGTTGATCAGTTTGAGGATGTCTTCGGGGAACCCACCAGTCTACCTCCTCGGCGCAAGTCTGACCATCACATTCAACTAATCCCAGGTGCTCAACCTGTCAACATCAGACCCTATCGCCACAAACCAGAGCACAAGACAGAAATAGAAAAGCAAGTCGATGAACTGTTGCAGTCAGGCGTGATACGAAGAAGCAAAAGCCCCTTTGCTTCTCCAGCTATCTTAGTAAAGAAGAAAGATG GTGGACCAGCAACCTTCATTGAATCCATCCAAGACACTCTGCAGCCTGTGTACCGTGTTTGTGTGCTGTCCTTTTTCGACGACATCCTG CATCTCATATCCGCTCCAGTTCTTGCTCTCCCGGATTTCACCAAGCTGTTCGTGATTGAAACGGATGCCTGCGATGCTGGGATTGGTGCTGTTCTGCAACAAAATGGTCATCCAATTGCTTTCATGAGCAAGGCCCTGTGCCCACGGTATCGCGGACTCTCAACCTATGAGAAGGAATACTTAGCCGTGGTGGTGGTCGTCGACCAATGGAGACCTTATCTCCAGCACAACGAGTTTGTGATACACACGGATCAAAAGAGCCTAGTTCACCTGGAGGAGCAACATCTGACGACGCCATGGCAGCAAAAGGCCTTCACAAAACTCCTGGGCCTCCGTTACACCATCAAGTACAAGAAAGGAGTGGAGAACGGCGCAGCTGATGTTCTTTCTCGAGCCACTCATGCAGACTCTCTGAACTCCATTTCTTCCTGTCAGCCAGCATGGATGGCAGATATCATTACCAGTTATATCACTAATCCTCAGGCACAAAAGCTCCTGGAACAACTCGCAGTGCGCCCTGATCCCAAAGGTTATTTTGCTCTGGACAAAG GTGCTTCACTCAAGCCTGTCCTCGCCGCTGGAGTTACTGGATTCCCTTGGCGCAATATTGGTACAACTCTTCATTTCACTCAGCTATTG CTAATCCAACAACAACTTCATCGCGCCCGCAACCTCATGAAACAACAAGCCGACAAGAAGAGATATTTCCGTGTCTTCAACGTCGGCGATCAAGTCTTCCTCAAGCTTCAACCTTACATCCAGACGTCTGTTGCAACGAGAGCTAACCACAAGCTCTCGTACCGGTTCTTTGGGCCTTACCGCATCATCTCTCGTGTCAATGAAGTCGCCTACAAATTGCAACTGCCTGGCCATTCTCAAGTGCACCCTGTCTTCCATGTGTCCCAGCTGCGACGTGCTCTGCTCCCAGGTACTTCCTCGTCTACTGAATTGCCTGAATATTCTGACATTCCTGCTGTGCCAACTTCAGTCCTGGAGCGGCGTTGGCGCAAACGCCGCGGTGCTATGGTGGAGCAAGTTCGGATCCGCTCGTCCAATCCTGCAACTGTGCCAGATTCCTGGAAAGACAAGGAAGCTCTACGCGCTCGTTTCCTGCAGCGGAGGCTTGGGGGCAAGCCTCGTCTCAAGGAGAGGGGGATGTCAGCAGCCCTGACAGGCCGGCCCCCACGTCCAGTGTCTCGCCTCCACCTCCTGTACTCTGAGAGATTGTTGCCAGTTAAATATATAGATCCCAATCCTTGCTCCTAA